One segment of uncultured Propionivibrio sp. DNA contains the following:
- a CDS encoding DUF2189 domain-containing protein, translating into MSHSADELTIVRISVSTLPKIVGRGWIMFIRTRPLSVSFSMIFALIGVAILASIMRASYAPFIFPVSAGFMLLGPCLLGGFFAIADKISAGGTCSAADIRHGFSRTNSGISLIALLCTILFVAWVINAAYQYGSIIGRVPEPIFNLIAPSANVMAFLMWSFVFGALLAFCVFAVSAFSVPLLYYRRARFLRAVVLSVTAVCRNFIPCVLWSALLTVSIVVSILIFPLFLVAFPVLAYASHSLYREVFPS; encoded by the coding sequence ATGAGTCATTCGGCCGATGAACTGACGATCGTCAGGATTTCCGTAAGTACTCTTCCCAAAATTGTCGGGCGCGGCTGGATAATGTTCATCAGAACACGTCCGTTGAGTGTCTCCTTTTCGATGATATTCGCGTTGATTGGCGTCGCCATTCTTGCCAGTATCATGCGCGCGAGTTATGCCCCTTTCATCTTCCCGGTGTCGGCTGGATTTATGCTGCTCGGTCCTTGTCTGCTGGGGGGCTTTTTTGCAATCGCTGACAAAATCTCCGCAGGTGGGACCTGTAGCGCGGCAGATATTCGCCATGGTTTTTCCCGTACGAATTCCGGGATTTCGCTGATCGCCCTGCTTTGTACGATTTTGTTCGTCGCTTGGGTTATCAACGCGGCGTATCAATACGGTAGCATCATCGGACGCGTGCCAGAACCAATATTCAATCTGATCGCCCCCAGCGCAAACGTGATGGCGTTCCTGATGTGGAGTTTTGTTTTTGGCGCGCTGCTGGCATTCTGCGTTTTCGCTGTTTCGGCGTTTTCCGTGCCTCTGCTTTATTATCGTCGCGCCCGCTTTTTGCGCGCCGTCGTCCTAAGTGTCACCGCAGTGTGCCGGAACTTCATTCCCTGCGTTTTGTGGTCGGCTCTGCTGACAGTGTCCATTGTTGTCAGCATCCTGATCTTCCCGCTGTTCCTCGTGGCTTTTCCAGTTCTGGCTTATGCGAGTCATTCGCTTTATCGCGAGGTCTTCCCTTCGTAG
- a CDS encoding MBL fold metallo-hydrolase, with translation MSLLSFGQGIYAIDSGYLREGLAAIYLIVQNGRAAFVETGCNRSMPRVMAALEHLGIAPDAVDFVIPTHVHLDHAGGASAMMRQFPNAQLVVHPRGARHMADPSKLIAGTIGVYGAEETARLYGEIRPIDASRIIEAQDGMSVSLSGRQLLCLDVPGHAKHHIAVIDDASGGVFTGDTFGLSYAELSGPDLPFVFPTTTPVQFDPPALHASMDRLLAYRPPALYLTHFGCVTHVSYCGEVLHRQVDAFVQMAQQIGATGELRQKELRSAMAAFALSEARAAGCDLPDAQILTLLSNDIDLNTQGLCVWAEGQTAAS, from the coding sequence ATGTCTTTGTTGTCGTTCGGGCAAGGGATTTATGCGATCGATTCCGGTTACCTTCGGGAAGGGTTGGCGGCAATCTATCTGATCGTCCAGAACGGTCGGGCTGCCTTCGTTGAAACCGGGTGCAACCGCTCAATGCCGCGGGTGATGGCTGCGCTTGAGCATCTTGGCATTGCGCCGGACGCGGTTGATTTTGTTATCCCGACCCATGTGCATCTCGATCACGCCGGTGGCGCCAGCGCCATGATGCGCCAATTCCCGAATGCCCAACTGGTCGTTCACCCACGCGGTGCTCGGCATATGGCCGATCCCTCGAAGCTGATCGCGGGCACTATCGGTGTGTATGGAGCCGAGGAGACAGCACGCTTGTACGGTGAAATCCGGCCGATCGATGCGAGCCGCATCATTGAGGCGCAGGACGGGATGTCCGTCAGTCTTTCCGGCCGCCAGCTTTTGTGCCTGGATGTCCCCGGTCACGCGAAACACCACATCGCCGTCATTGATGACGCGTCCGGAGGTGTTTTTACCGGCGATACTTTCGGGCTCAGCTACGCCGAACTGAGTGGCCCTGACCTCCCGTTTGTTTTCCCGACCACCACGCCTGTGCAGTTTGATCCGCCAGCCCTGCACGCGTCAATGGATCGCTTGCTGGCGTATCGTCCGCCGGCGCTGTACCTGACTCATTTTGGTTGTGTGACCCACGTGTCCTATTGTGGCGAGGTCTTGCATCGGCAGGTCGATGCGTTCGTTCAAATGGCCCAACAGATCGGGGCAACTGGAGAACTGCGACAAAAGGAATTGCGCAGTGCAATGGCCGCTTTTGCCTTGTCAGAAGCTCGGGCGGCTGGATGCGACCTACCCGATGCGCAAATTCTGACGCTCCTGTCCAACGATATCGACCTCAATACGCAGGGGCTGTGCGTCTGGGCAGAGGGTCAGACTGCGGCAAGTTGA
- a CDS encoding FeoA family protein has translation MPSLSHRPTETSLDQASIGEKLLVTRVRPSPIASEWERWLGEIGFFPGERVELMAKAIPGGDPLVIRVGQSTFALRRAEAACIDVVPHETAAAAHADMLAMEGSGA, from the coding sequence GTGCCATCCCTCTCTCATCGACCAACCGAAACCTCACTCGACCAAGCGAGCATCGGCGAAAAGCTGCTCGTCACTCGCGTTCGCCCCTCGCCAATCGCCAGCGAGTGGGAGCGCTGGCTCGGAGAAATCGGCTTCTTTCCTGGCGAACGCGTCGAACTGATGGCCAAGGCCATCCCCGGCGGCGATCCGCTTGTCATTCGCGTCGGACAATCGACGTTCGCATTGCGTCGCGCCGAGGCTGCCTGCATCGACGTCGTCCCGCACGAAACAGCGGCCGCGGCACACGCTGACATGCTGGCCATGGAAGGAAGCGGGGCATGA
- a CDS encoding FKBP-type peptidyl-prolyl cis-trans isomerase, translating to MTSMTMPSGLHIEEVRIGSGDTAEAGHFVTVHYTGWLTNGSKFDSSKDRDEPFEFSLGAQMVIAGWDEGVQGMKVGGIRKLTIPPNLAYGSRGAGGVIPPNATLVFEVELLEVSEDD from the coding sequence ATGACCAGCATGACAATGCCGTCGGGTTTGCATATTGAGGAAGTCAGGATCGGTTCTGGCGATACGGCCGAGGCCGGTCATTTCGTTACCGTTCATTACACAGGATGGTTGACGAACGGCTCGAAGTTCGATTCGAGCAAGGACCGTGATGAACCGTTCGAGTTTTCGCTCGGCGCCCAAATGGTGATTGCCGGTTGGGATGAGGGCGTCCAGGGAATGAAGGTGGGCGGCATCCGGAAATTGACGATTCCACCCAATTTGGCGTACGGCAGTCGCGGTGCGGGCGGCGTCATTCCGCCGAATGCGACCTTGGTTTTCGAGGTCGAGCTTCTGGAAGTTTCCGAGGATGACTGA
- a CDS encoding pseudouridine synthase, with the protein MVEVNPKRRPVRGGAPNARRKPGSPQAPQPEEAPKKKDWRQHDARKVSAPSQTRSAVAEKRPRQDTKPARNVNAPRPEPANGVRVSKLLAERGVCSRREADAYIERGWVLVNGVRVTELGTRAAVTDEITLDRAAQASQRGLVTIILHKPVGYVSGQPEPGCIPAVKLILPENQHSAGTAQRFQPGHLRGLAPAGRLDIDSTGLLVLTQDGRVARRLIGEDSDVEKEYLVRVEGTLAADGLALLRHGLSLDGRKLKPAEVEWLNDDQLRFVLKEGRKRQIRRMCELVGLRVVGLKRVRTGRVMLGDLPQGKWRYLREGETF; encoded by the coding sequence GTGGTTGAGGTCAATCCGAAACGACGCCCGGTTCGCGGAGGTGCGCCGAATGCACGGCGCAAGCCTGGCTCACCGCAGGCACCGCAACCCGAGGAAGCGCCGAAGAAAAAGGACTGGCGTCAGCACGACGCGCGTAAGGTCTCGGCGCCTTCGCAGACCCGATCTGCGGTCGCCGAGAAGCGGCCCCGGCAGGACACAAAGCCTGCCCGGAACGTGAACGCGCCCAGGCCCGAACCCGCCAACGGTGTCAGGGTTTCGAAGCTGCTGGCGGAACGCGGAGTGTGTTCCCGGCGCGAGGCCGATGCCTATATCGAGCGCGGCTGGGTTCTGGTTAATGGCGTCCGGGTAACCGAGTTGGGTACGCGCGCCGCCGTCACTGACGAGATCACGCTTGACCGGGCCGCCCAGGCGTCACAGCGCGGTTTGGTGACGATCATCCTGCATAAGCCGGTCGGTTATGTTTCCGGCCAGCCAGAGCCGGGCTGCATTCCCGCCGTCAAGCTTATCTTGCCTGAGAACCAGCACAGCGCCGGGACCGCACAGCGGTTCCAGCCGGGGCATCTCAGGGGGTTGGCGCCGGCCGGCCGACTTGATATTGACTCGACCGGCTTGCTCGTACTCACGCAGGACGGACGCGTCGCACGCCGGCTGATCGGCGAGGATTCCGATGTCGAGAAGGAGTATCTGGTTCGCGTCGAAGGGACGTTGGCGGCAGACGGTCTTGCGTTGTTGCGGCATGGGCTGAGTCTCGACGGGCGAAAACTGAAACCCGCCGAGGTCGAATGGCTCAATGACGATCAACTGCGCTTCGTCCTGAAGGAGGGGCGTAAACGCCAGATTCGGCGCATGTGTGAGCTGGTCGGTTTGCGGGTGGTCGGTCTCAAGCGTGTGCGCACGGGGCGCGTGATGCTGGGTGATTTGCCGCAAGGGAAGTGGCGCTATTTGCGCGAGGGCGAAACATTCTGA
- a CDS encoding ferrous iron transporter B, with the protein MKQAVIKLYPPGALLALVGNPNCGKTALFNRLTGSHQKVANYAGVTVERKEGRFSTPSGKNLRILDLPGAYSLYPRSPDERVTCDILFGQARDEKRPDLVICVVDATNLRRNLRLVLAVKRLGLPCAVALNMADQAERRGITIDADALSAELGLPVVSTVAIRRDGIDGLVDLIDTPTAWRRPDTAASAETSPSQDAGDHIEIKRILQRLGLDDIVPHTTSDRIDRWVLHPVLGPLLLTVVLFLMFQAVFAWAKWPMDLIESATGALGTLVGEHLVDGWLKSLLVDGIIAGAGGVLVFLPQILILFFFILVLEESGYLPRAAFLLDRLMGWVGLSGRSFIPMLSSFACAIPGIMAARTIADPRDRLVTIMIAPLMTCSARLPVYALLIGAFIPAREIGGLFELQGLVLFGLYLAGIVGAMGVAWLLKHFTASGRQVRPLMMELPSYHLPTAQNVAIGLWQRATVFLKRVGTIIMALSVALWFLASHPVAPADAQESAIEYSYAGRMGKALANVFEPIGFNWQISVALVPGMAAREVAVSALSTVYALSAESDDEKAEALAPVISEQWSLATALALLAWFIFAPQCLATLATVKRETGGWTMPLVMAAYLFTLAWLAAWATYHAAVALGFG; encoded by the coding sequence ATGAAGCAAGCGGTCATCAAGCTGTACCCGCCGGGCGCGCTGCTGGCACTGGTCGGCAACCCGAACTGCGGGAAAACGGCTTTGTTCAATCGCCTGACCGGTAGCCATCAAAAAGTGGCGAACTACGCCGGCGTGACGGTCGAACGCAAGGAAGGCCGTTTTTCAACGCCTTCCGGGAAAAATCTGCGCATCCTCGACCTGCCTGGCGCCTACAGCCTTTACCCACGCTCTCCCGACGAGCGCGTCACCTGCGATATTCTCTTCGGTCAGGCACGCGACGAAAAACGTCCCGACCTCGTCATCTGCGTCGTCGATGCGACGAACCTGCGCCGTAATCTGCGCCTCGTGTTGGCCGTAAAACGGCTGGGTCTGCCCTGCGCGGTGGCGCTGAACATGGCCGACCAGGCCGAACGTCGCGGCATCACGATCGATGCCGATGCCCTCTCTGCCGAACTCGGCTTGCCGGTCGTCAGCACGGTTGCCATCCGGCGCGACGGCATAGACGGCCTGGTCGATCTGATCGACACCCCGACGGCCTGGCGCCGCCCGGATACCGCCGCCTCGGCTGAGACCTCCCCGAGTCAGGATGCTGGCGACCATATCGAAATCAAGCGAATTCTCCAGCGCCTCGGTCTCGACGACATCGTCCCGCACACGACCAGCGATCGCATCGACCGCTGGGTGCTGCATCCCGTGCTCGGTCCGCTGCTGCTGACGGTGGTGCTGTTTCTGATGTTCCAGGCCGTGTTTGCCTGGGCCAAATGGCCGATGGATCTCATCGAATCGGCCACTGGCGCGCTGGGCACCCTGGTCGGCGAGCATCTTGTCGACGGTTGGTTAAAGAGCCTCCTTGTCGACGGCATTATCGCCGGCGCCGGCGGCGTGCTGGTCTTCCTGCCGCAAATCCTGATTCTGTTCTTCTTCATCCTGGTGCTCGAAGAGTCGGGATATCTGCCGCGCGCAGCCTTCCTGCTTGACCGTCTCATGGGCTGGGTCGGCCTCAGCGGCCGTTCCTTCATCCCGATGCTGTCGAGCTTTGCCTGCGCCATCCCCGGCATCATGGCCGCACGCACCATCGCCGATCCGCGCGACCGGCTTGTCACCATCATGATCGCGCCGCTGATGACATGCTCGGCCCGTCTCCCCGTGTACGCGCTACTGATTGGCGCCTTCATTCCAGCCCGCGAGATCGGCGGACTTTTCGAGCTTCAGGGACTCGTGCTGTTCGGACTCTACTTGGCCGGCATCGTCGGTGCGATGGGTGTCGCCTGGCTGCTCAAGCACTTCACCGCCAGCGGTCGACAGGTGCGTCCGCTGATGATGGAACTCCCGAGCTATCACCTGCCGACTGCACAGAATGTCGCCATCGGCCTGTGGCAACGCGCCACCGTCTTCCTCAAGCGCGTCGGCACCATCATCATGGCCCTGAGCGTTGCGCTCTGGTTCCTCGCCAGCCATCCCGTCGCGCCGGCGGATGCGCAGGAATCCGCGATTGAATACAGCTATGCCGGCCGCATGGGCAAGGCCCTGGCAAACGTGTTTGAACCGATCGGCTTCAACTGGCAGATCAGCGTGGCACTGGTTCCCGGCATGGCAGCCCGTGAAGTCGCCGTCAGCGCGTTGAGCACGGTCTACGCGCTCTCGGCCGAAAGCGATGACGAAAAAGCCGAGGCACTGGCACCAGTCATTTCGGAGCAATGGAGCCTGGCGACGGCCTTGGCCTTGCTCGCCTGGTTCATCTTCGCGCCCCAGTGCCTGGCAACGCTGGCAACGGTCAAACGGGAAACAGGCGGCTGGACGATGCCGCTGGTGATGGCGGCCTATCTATTCACCCTGGCCTGGCTGGCGGCATGGGCCACCTATCATGCCGCCGTTGCGCTGGGATTCGGATGA
- the fur gene encoding ferric iron uptake transcriptional regulator, which translates to MTNDLKDLKALGLKATSQRLRILELFRTCSQRHLSADDVHRLLTKENSDVGLATVYRVLTQFVESGLLERHQFESGKSVYELKAGEHHDHLVCSTCGHVEEFYDENLEKRQNKIAKDRGFEINEHALYLFVDCLNDACPRRHGAEGDKR; encoded by the coding sequence ATGACCAATGATTTGAAAGATCTCAAGGCACTGGGACTCAAGGCGACGAGTCAGCGTCTGAGAATTCTGGAGCTTTTTCGCACCTGTTCGCAGCGACACCTGTCAGCCGATGATGTTCATCGCTTGTTGACGAAGGAAAATAGCGATGTCGGCTTGGCGACGGTGTATCGCGTGCTGACGCAGTTTGTCGAAAGCGGTTTGCTCGAACGTCATCAGTTCGAGTCCGGCAAGTCGGTCTATGAATTGAAGGCGGGGGAGCATCACGATCATCTCGTCTGCTCGACGTGCGGACATGTCGAGGAGTTCTATGACGAAAATCTGGAGAAGCGGCAAAACAAGATTGCCAAGGACCGCGGATTCGAAATCAACGAGCACGCGCTTTACTTGTTTGTCGACTGCCTGAACGATGCGTGTCCCCGTCGTCATGGCGCCGAAGGAGACAAACGCTAG
- a CDS encoding HD domain-containing phosphohydrolase: MDISTIIAPVITDKQALEEFIESLGDLAPSIERDIARLKASPDDREIIASLFRSVHNIKGDATLCKVELAVSITHPIETLLSRLREGEIKFSDILAEAILLAIDRLELAVESLYSGKSLANLQLLDLVQQLGLLSQTAPGDIIAGSSALIESVTGFRPAAENSQLLRAFSPAHGIRTKQQANEDLRFFRTLAAQLEARSPLFKGRTTRLLRLASETNYEMGKPVEPVQLEAAVYMHDIGMMFLPESVWLKIGRISDEEKATLRTHPEFAFGLLSRIPGWEAAAEIVLQHHEMPDGQGYPGGITGAQICPGAKIMSIVDAFESVMLKHIHRGRNRSVLRAIAEINACDNQFAPEWIVPFNQIIRRTVEA, encoded by the coding sequence ATGGACATCAGCACGATCATCGCTCCGGTCATCACGGACAAGCAAGCCCTTGAAGAGTTCATTGAATCGCTGGGCGACCTCGCTCCCAGCATCGAAAGGGATATCGCACGCCTAAAAGCATCCCCCGACGATCGTGAGATCATCGCCAGCCTGTTTAGGTCGGTCCACAACATCAAAGGAGACGCGACGCTCTGCAAGGTGGAACTTGCCGTCAGCATTACGCATCCGATCGAAACCCTCTTGTCCCGTCTGCGTGAAGGCGAAATCAAATTTTCAGACATTCTCGCCGAGGCAATCCTGCTCGCGATCGACCGCCTCGAACTCGCGGTCGAATCGTTGTATTCCGGAAAATCGCTTGCCAACCTGCAGTTGCTCGATCTCGTTCAACAGTTGGGTCTGCTTTCGCAAACGGCCCCGGGCGACATCATCGCGGGGTCAAGCGCACTGATAGAAAGCGTCACCGGATTCCGTCCCGCGGCGGAGAACTCTCAACTCCTGCGTGCATTCAGCCCCGCACACGGCATCAGGACCAAGCAGCAAGCCAATGAAGACCTGCGTTTCTTCCGTACGCTGGCAGCTCAACTGGAGGCTCGTTCGCCGCTATTCAAAGGACGGACGACTCGCTTGCTGCGCCTGGCCAGCGAGACGAATTACGAAATGGGGAAACCCGTTGAACCAGTGCAACTCGAAGCGGCTGTGTATATGCACGACATCGGCATGATGTTTCTTCCAGAATCCGTCTGGCTCAAGATCGGGCGCATCAGCGACGAGGAAAAGGCGACGCTGCGCACGCATCCGGAATTCGCGTTCGGATTGTTGTCGCGCATACCCGGCTGGGAAGCGGCCGCCGAGATTGTATTGCAACATCATGAAATGCCCGATGGACAGGGCTACCCGGGAGGTATCACGGGTGCGCAAATATGTCCCGGTGCGAAGATCATGTCGATCGTCGACGCTTTCGAATCAGTCATGCTCAAACATATCCACCGCGGACGAAACCGTTCTGTCCTGCGCGCCATCGCAGAGATCAACGCGTGCGACAATCAATTCGCTCCCGAATGGATCGTCCCCTTCAACCAGATCATCCGCCGGACTGTCGAGGCCTGA
- the tcdA gene encoding tRNA cyclic N6-threonylcarbamoyladenosine(37) synthase TcdA: MDRPLQPDHPPDCRGLMSGPNTDIDRRFGGVRRLYGERALARFQAAHVAVIGIGGVGSWAAEALARSAIGKITLIDLDMVAESNVNRQIHALENAFGKAKTTAMAERIRAINPTCEVIEIEDFVTHDNIGAMLDRQFDCVIDAIDQVRIKIELIARCHSHGIPIVTSGGAGGQTDPTRITISDLSRTIQDPLLSKVRSALRKHHGFPRDPRRKFGVRAVYSTEPIRYPEKNGTCEAPPSITGLNCAGFGSSVCVTAPFGFFAASEALAQLAAV, from the coding sequence ATGGATCGTCCCCTTCAACCAGATCATCCGCCGGACTGTCGAGGCCTGATGTCGGGACCGAATACTGATATTGATCGGCGATTCGGCGGCGTCCGCAGACTGTATGGAGAGCGCGCTTTGGCACGCTTTCAGGCGGCGCACGTTGCGGTGATCGGCATAGGTGGCGTCGGATCCTGGGCCGCCGAAGCACTGGCGAGGTCTGCGATCGGAAAAATCACGCTGATCGACTTGGACATGGTCGCAGAGTCGAATGTCAATCGACAGATTCATGCTCTTGAGAACGCCTTCGGCAAGGCAAAGACAACAGCAATGGCAGAACGTATCCGCGCCATCAATCCGACATGCGAAGTCATCGAAATCGAGGACTTTGTCACGCACGACAATATCGGCGCGATGCTCGATCGTCAATTTGACTGCGTCATAGACGCTATCGACCAGGTTCGAATCAAGATCGAATTGATCGCACGGTGCCATTCACATGGCATCCCGATCGTCACATCCGGCGGCGCCGGCGGACAAACAGATCCGACCCGCATAACGATATCGGATCTGTCGCGAACAATTCAGGATCCGCTGCTTTCAAAGGTGCGCTCGGCGCTGCGCAAACATCACGGTTTTCCCCGTGACCCCAGACGAAAATTCGGCGTTCGTGCGGTGTATTCGACAGAACCGATTCGTTATCCGGAGAAGAACGGCACTTGCGAGGCACCGCCTTCGATCACAGGACTGAATTGCGCGGGATTCGGCTCATCGGTCTGTGTTACAGCTCCGTTTGGCTTCTTCGCAGCGTCAGAAGCCTTAGCTCAACTTGCCGCAGTCTGA
- a CDS encoding peptidoglycan DD-metalloendopeptidase family protein produces MNVRRSLLCLLAMTPMIALGLPLESRVPGGVALLPLGKAGAHRPAPRAWLDQQPVWVTRDHGEWIAVVGIGLDTPTGLHALRVSDDADEKSLSFDVTPKHYPEQHVTLKDMSKVRLSPEDETRALAEIARIKDIRQHWRPAPDADGRLALPAAGRFSGRFGNRRVFNGEPRAPHSGADIATPRGTVVKAAAAGRVLAVDDYFFNGKTIFIDHGNGLITLVCHLDRIDVAPGQSVLSGQEIGRSGKSGRASGPHLHWSVYLNGVAVDPALWVRQTTTGSSGKIRTPSTRRL; encoded by the coding sequence ATGAACGTTCGCCGAAGCCTCCTGTGCCTGCTGGCGATGACGCCGATGATCGCTCTGGGTCTGCCACTCGAATCACGGGTCCCTGGCGGCGTCGCCCTGCTCCCCCTCGGCAAGGCCGGGGCGCATCGCCCGGCGCCGCGCGCGTGGCTTGATCAGCAACCCGTGTGGGTAACCCGCGACCACGGCGAATGGATCGCGGTGGTTGGCATCGGTCTGGACACCCCCACCGGCCTCCATGCGCTGCGGGTGAGCGACGATGCCGACGAGAAGTCACTCTCCTTCGACGTCACACCCAAACATTATCCCGAGCAACACGTCACGCTCAAGGACATGAGCAAGGTCCGACTGTCACCCGAAGACGAGACACGGGCCCTCGCCGAAATCGCCAGGATCAAGGACATCAGGCAGCACTGGCGCCCGGCGCCCGATGCCGACGGCCGCCTGGCGTTGCCCGCCGCCGGCCGGTTTTCAGGACGCTTCGGCAACCGCCGGGTGTTCAACGGCGAACCGCGCGCGCCGCACAGCGGCGCCGACATCGCCACTCCGCGTGGCACCGTCGTCAAGGCCGCCGCCGCTGGAAGGGTTCTCGCCGTAGACGACTATTTCTTCAACGGCAAGACCATCTTCATCGACCACGGCAACGGACTCATCACCCTCGTCTGTCACCTGGACCGTATCGACGTCGCGCCCGGACAAAGCGTATTATCCGGTCAGGAAATCGGCCGCTCGGGCAAGAGCGGTCGCGCCAGCGGCCCACATCTGCACTGGAGCGTCTACCTCAACGGTGTCGCCGTCGACCCGGCGCTGTGGGTGCGCCAAACAACAACCGGTTCGTCAGGAAAGATCAGAACGCCGTCGACCAGACGGCTTTGA
- a CDS encoding neutral zinc metallopeptidase, with translation MRLDDQDESSNVEDRRGESYGGGIGAGGLGLGTVIVALAAGYFLGIDPMTILGMASNLQAPPTPHVTAHKPPPDDPAARFVSKILASTETTWERIFREHGESYLRPKLVLFSGATPTACGTGQAAMGPFYCPADRRVYIDLSFYRDLRTRFHAPGEFAQAYVIAHEVGHHVQNLMGISEKVHRAQQGSNRSRANALSVRLELQADCFAGVWAAKADAAKQIIEPGEIEQALRAASAIGDDRLQQQSQGRVVPESFTHGSSEQRVRWFKRGIESGDIRQCDTFKAASL, from the coding sequence ATGAGACTCGACGATCAGGATGAAAGCAGCAACGTCGAAGACCGCCGGGGCGAGTCCTATGGCGGCGGTATCGGCGCCGGCGGACTCGGACTCGGCACCGTCATCGTCGCGCTTGCCGCAGGCTATTTCCTCGGCATTGACCCGATGACCATCCTCGGTATGGCGTCAAACCTGCAAGCGCCACCCACCCCGCATGTCACTGCCCACAAACCACCGCCGGACGATCCGGCGGCGCGCTTTGTTTCCAAGATCCTGGCCAGCACCGAAACCACCTGGGAACGGATTTTCCGCGAGCACGGCGAATCGTACCTTCGTCCAAAGCTCGTCCTGTTTTCCGGCGCCACGCCGACCGCCTGCGGAACAGGACAAGCAGCGATGGGACCGTTCTACTGCCCGGCCGACCGACGCGTCTATATCGACCTCTCGTTCTACCGAGACCTGCGCACCCGCTTTCATGCGCCGGGCGAGTTCGCCCAAGCGTATGTCATCGCGCACGAAGTCGGCCATCATGTGCAGAATCTGATGGGCATTTCGGAAAAGGTTCACCGCGCCCAGCAAGGCAGCAACCGCAGCCGCGCCAACGCCCTGTCGGTCCGCCTCGAACTCCAGGCTGATTGCTTCGCCGGCGTCTGGGCGGCAAAGGCCGACGCGGCCAAGCAAATCATAGAACCGGGCGAAATCGAACAGGCCCTGCGCGCCGCCTCGGCTATCGGTGACGATCGCCTGCAACAGCAGTCGCAAGGACGCGTCGTTCCCGAATCCTTCACACACGGCAGTTCGGAACAACGGGTCCGATGGTTCAAACGCGGCATCGAAAGCGGTGATATCCGCCAGTGCGATACGTTCAAGGCCGCATCGCTATGA